CGCCCTGGAAGCGCGTCATCTCTGCAGTTCTCTCTCTGGTCCTTTCTTCCTCCATATAAAGGAGGAGTCCGTGCGGCTCCCGCAACAGTTTTTGCTCACTGCAGAAGATGTCTGGTCGCGGCAAAGGAGGAAAAGGTCTCGGGAAGGGCGGCgccaagcggcacaggaaggtgctccgggataacatccagggcatcaccaagcctgccatccgccgtctCGCTCGCAGGggaggcgtcaagcgcatctccggcctcatctatgaggagactcgcggcgtcctgaaagtcttcctggagaacgtgatccgtgacgccgtcacctacaccgagcacgccaagaggaagaccgtcaccgccatggacgtggtgtacgcgctcaagcgccagggccgcactctctacggcttcggaggttaaTTGTGTTCTCTTCTGTCCTGACAACCCAAAGGCTCTTCTCAGAGCCGCCCACTTCTTCTCAGTGAGAGGCTGCACCTGACTGCTGGGGACTGATGGTCACTGTGCTTGTGTGACTGCCAGTGCAGGCATTATACGCTGCACATTTTAAGATGTTCAGTCTGTTCCTTCTGGAGCTGGTTGATGCTGTTCTCCTGATGATCGAGGACAGAAATATACCCGGAGTGTATGGTGGGGATATATCCGCACTGGGCCGTTCATAGTAATTTGTGCACAGTCCTACCGTATTCTGCTGATACTACGGAGCAGACATCCAAGTCCTGGTGTTAGGAGATTCTGATCCCTTGTATCTTCCTGCTCGGATCCGTGTGGGTTGTAGGAGGGCTGCGAACAGTGAAAGCGGCTGGATTGATGAATGGACTCGGAGTGCAGACTCCTATGTGACCGCGTCCTGATCACCAGACTCTGGGATGGATGGCGGCCTCTGAGATAAACATCGATCCCATATACACGGATATGTAATAGAATAGGTCGTGTCCGCAAATTATAAGCGGCTCCGGTGCTGAGGCCGCAtgttttcgggcacatgtcagttgattgCATTTATTAAGTGGCTGAAAGAGGAGCCTCCTGCTGAATCTACACATGCAGATTATTGCAGAAGATGCCTATACTGCGCCGACAGCGACTAACCCCCGGCATCCATTACTCGGAGAACCGAGAACCGAAACAAGAGGCGTCTGTTAGAAGTTCCATCTGATGGTGAAGGTTACATGATAACCCGGCTTCCCCACTACTGCTGGAGGGAGAAAGTTTCCCGTCATCTACTGTATTAGCCGCACACTCTGGACCATTTATTATAGAATACCGCGGTAATAACCGCTGCGGTATCAccaggagacatggggcaggatggacatcAGGCCTCAGGTGACCGCAGCACGGATCGTGTATGTAGTTGTATCTAGATACCGCGGGGCACATGTGTAGCAGACGCTGGTGTGGACCATCGGCCGATTACAGCTCTTGCGGTGACGGTGTGGGGGCTCTGAGAAGAGCCTTTGGTGTTGCAGGAATCGGCGGCAGCGCTCACTTGCTCTTCTTGCTGCTCTCGGTCTTCTTAGGCAGCAGCACGGCCTGGATGTTGGGCAGGACGCCCCCCTGGGCGATGGTCACCCcacccagcagcctgttcagctcctcgtcattgcgcaccgccagctgcaggtgtcgggggatgatgcgggtcttcttgttgtcccgggcagcattgccggccaattccaggatctcggcggtcagatactccagcacagcgGCCAGATAGACCGGAGCGCCGGCGCCGACTCTCTCAGCGTAGTTGCCCTTGCGGAGAAGCCTGTGCACACGGCCGACCGGGAACTGCAGTCCTGCCCGGGACGAGCGGGTCTTGGCTTTAGCGCGAACCTTTCCTCCTTGTTTGCCGCGTCCAGACATGGTGATCGATTCAAATAACTGTGAAGACAGAAAACCGTGTACAGATGAGAACGTGTTCTTCCGCCTTATATAGTCTGCTGCCCCGCCCTCCTCTCCTGTCATTGGACAGATCTGAAGCTGCCAATAGAGAAGAGACTTGGAGAACCACCAATGAGCTGCAGAGGGCGGAGCTTATACCTCTCCATTGGTCAAATGAGTTTCTCACCCAATAGAGAACGTTTGTTTTGAACAGAATAGATAAGGGATGAAAACAGATATTTGTCTTGGAGCAGAAGAAAATGCAGAAATATTCTGTTGATTTGTAGTTTGCACTTGTTGGACTTGTGTCTTCTATCAGCCATAAATTGTGTCACCAAATTACAAGGATGGAAGCAGCAGAGCAACGTGACGTCGCTTTAGAACATCGCTGGACAGAATCTTCGCTCCCAGGAATTCGCCTGCAGACAGTGATCACCTACAGGAGCTGCTATTGGACGCCGCTGGTCCTCACTACTACCCTCATCATCCGTTACTTCCATTATTATATAATATTGTATGCTGTAAATATTCTAATCGGTCACACTGTTTTGTGGTTGAATCAGCTGAGCCCCAACAATATCAAGTGATTGCTTGGTAACAGCAGGGGTTAATTGCTGCTACAATTATAGCCGGCGACCTGGCACCTCTGTCAGGTCATTGATGGGTTTCACCGACTTTCTTTGTCTCAGGCATTAAATCTGTGGTTTCACTTTGTGAAAGTGGCGTGTTAGTGTCGTCTGGGGGAGATCTGCACGGCAGAACTGAAAGCGTTTCCCCATGGATGCTGCACTTTTGCAGCAAGTACAGGTGAAGCCCTATAAATCATGTGCTGACTGTATTTCCCACTAATCTGCAACACTTTTGGGTAACCCGAGTGCAGTTTTATCGTGCGTAACTTGATGGACCAGTGCACTGTCTCCCCGTATCCACAGTGTAAAACACAACCCCAAAAGAACAACACATGCAAAAAAATGTATGTCATGCACTGGTCTAGTGGCGGTTAGTGCGGAGATCCGATCACAAGGAGAGACTGCAGGAAATGTCACCGAGAAATAATCTGCCATTATTACCAGTGGAACCCTGGAGGCAGCGGCACCAGGACCCAGAGCCGAGAGGACAGGAGCCTATAGCTCCAGACAGCGCTGCGCCACTGGGAGAGGAGCCGCACAGGAGCTCCCACAGCTGGGATGGGGCAGAGAGAAATGGTGACAAATCCGGAGAACAAACAACCTCCGCCGGGAAAGGAAGGAGCCGctaatgttctcctgagggatcgctcAGACCGAGCACAGGAGATCTGCGGTCACCACAGAGCAGAGGTTCATGGCTGAAGTGACTGATCCGGCTCCATGTACTGAGATCACACACGGGGAGCCGGCTCCTCATAGAGCACCGGGTGCGGCTACTCCCGAGACATCTCCCGGAACTCACAGCCTTCCACGCCGCAGGGTATACAGTCCTGGCACCGCGGACTAGCCGCTCCCTGGATCTATGGGGGAATCGCCATTATCTGTCCCAATCACTGCACAAAGTCCTCCTTCCATAAGGGATAGTTTCCAGCTATCTGCAGATTATTCTGACGCGGAGTTCTGCGAGCGACACTCAATTGCACTGACAGGCTGGCGGGAGAGGGGTTAATCCCTGTCAGGGCTTCTCCTCCGCTCCATCTCCACAGGAGGAGGCTCCTCACTCACCGCTTATTATCCTGGGCAGATTCCCTGCGGTGTCCGCGCTGATCCTATCACTGCCCGACTAAGACAAGTCTCCTCTGTTCTGCC
This is a stretch of genomic DNA from Ranitomeya variabilis isolate aRanVar5 chromosome 6, aRanVar5.hap1, whole genome shotgun sequence. It encodes these proteins:
- the LOC143781685 gene encoding histone H2A type 1-like, producing the protein MSGRGKQGGKVRAKAKTRSSRAGLQFPVGRVHRLLRKGNYAERVGAGAPVYLAAVLEYLTAEILELAGNAARDNKKTRIIPRHLQLAVRNDEELNRLLGGVTIAQGGVLPNIQAVLLPKKTESSKKSK